A genomic stretch from Vulpes lagopus strain Blue_001 chromosome 11, ASM1834538v1, whole genome shotgun sequence includes:
- the CHRM1 gene encoding muscarinic acetylcholine receptor M1 encodes MNTSAPPAVSPNITVLAPGKGPWQVAFIGITTGLLSLATVTGNLLVLISFKVNTELKTVNNYFLLSLACADLIIGTFSMNLYTTYLLMGHWALGTLACDLWLALDYVASNASVMNLLLISFDRYFSVTRPLSYRAKRTPRRAALMIGLAWLVSFILWAPAILFWQYLVGERTVLAGQCYIQFLSQPIITFGTAMAAFYLPVTVMCTLYWRIYRETENRARELAALQGSETPGKGGGSSSSSERSQRGTEGSPETPPGHCCRCCRTPRLLQAYSWKEEEEEDEGSMESLTSSEGEEPGSEVVIKMPMVDPEAPAPTKQPPRSSPNTVKRPTRKGRERAGKGQKPRGKEQLAKRKTFSLVKEKKAARTLSAILLAFILTWTPYNIMVLVSTFCKNCVPETLWELGYWLCYVNSTINPMCYALCNKAFRDTFRLLLLCRWDKRRWRKIPKRPGSVHRTPSRQC; translated from the coding sequence ATGAATACCTCGGCCCCACCCGCTGTCAGCCCCAACATCACCGTTCTGGCACCGGGAAAGGGTCCCTGGCAAGTAGCCTTCATCGGGATCACCACAGGCCTCCTGTCCCTGGCCACAGTGACAGGCAACCTGCTGGTTCTCATCTCCTTCAAGGTCAACACTGAGCTCAAGACAGTCAACAACTACTTCCTGCTCAGCCTAGCCTGCGCTGACCTCATCATCGGTACCTTCTCCATGAACCTCTATACCACGTACCTGCTCATGGGCCACTGGGCGCTGGGCACCCTGGCCTGCGACCTCTGGCTGGCCCTGGACTACGTGGCTAGCAATGCCTCCGTCATGAACCTGCTGCTCATCAGTTTTGACCGCTACTTCTCCGTGACCCGGCCCCTAAGCTACAGAGCCAAGCGCACACCCCGCCGGGCAGCCCTGATGATCGGCCTGGCCTGGCTGGTCTCCTTCATCCTCTGGGCCCCGGCCATCCTCTTTTGGCAGTACCTGGTAGGGGAGCGGACAGTGCTGGCCGGGCAATGCTACATCCAGTTCCTCTCCCAACCCATCATCACCTTTGGCACAGCCATGGCTGCCTTCTACCTCCCAGTCACGGTCATGTGCACACTCTACTGGCGCATCTACCGGGAGACGGAGAATCGGGCCCGGGAGCTTGCGGCCCTGCAGGGCTCCGAGACTCCCGGTAAGgggggcggcagcagcagcagctcagaGCGATCCCAGCGGGGGACTGAGGGCTCCCCAGAGACCCCTCCGGGCCactgctgccgctgctgccgcACACCCCGGCTGCTGCAGGCCTACagctggaaggaagaagaagaagaggacgAAGGCTCCATGGAGTCCCTCACCTCGTCGGAGGGTGAGGAGCCCGGCTCCGAGGTGGTGATCAAGATGCCCATGGTGGATCCCGAGGCGCCGGCCCCCACCAAGCAGCCCCCCCGGAGCTCTCCCAATACAGTCAAGAGGCCCACGCGGAAAGGGCGTGAGCGAGCAGGCAAGGGCCAGAAGCCCCGAGGGAAGGAGCAGCTGGCCAAGCGGAAGACCTTCTCGCTGGTCAAGGAAAAGAAGGCGGCTCGGACCCTGAGTGCCATTCTGCTGGCCTTCATCCTCACCTGGACGCCATACAACATTATGGTGCTGGTGTCCACCTTCTGCAAGAACTGTGTTCCCGAGACCCTGTGGGAGCTGGGCTACTGGCTGTGCTACGTCAACAGCACCATCAACCCCATGTGCTACGCGCTCTGCAACAAAGCCTTCCGGGACACCTTCCGCCTGCTGCTGCTCTGCCGCTGGGACAAGCGTCGCTGGCGCAAGATCCCCAAGCGCCCTGGCTCTGTGCACCGCACCCCCTCCCGCCAGTGCTGA